The following coding sequences are from one Enterococcus sp. 4G2_DIV0659 window:
- a CDS encoding 16S rRNA (uracil(1498)-N(3))-methyltransferase, whose translation MQRYFLTESYESKERYSITGENYHHMVRVMRMEPAQQVFLAFSDRLAIIAEITEITEDTVCLKEISKEVSEKELPIHVTIACGYPKGDKLEWVVQKGTELGSHRFVGFPAKNSVVKWDLKKRVKKTERLKKIATEAAEQSHRQFAPDVVLLEKADELIHSFSEYDKVLVAYEESAKIGERSQFAKALSEVNKGESILVIFGPEGGLSVDEVERFQSLGGILCGLGPRILRAETAPLYVLSAISYQFELV comes from the coding sequence ATGCAACGCTATTTCTTAACAGAATCTTATGAGTCAAAAGAGCGTTATTCAATCACAGGCGAAAATTATCATCATATGGTTCGTGTCATGCGGATGGAACCAGCACAACAAGTATTTTTAGCTTTTAGTGATCGTTTAGCCATTATAGCGGAAATTACAGAGATTACTGAAGATACAGTTTGTTTAAAGGAAATAAGTAAAGAAGTGAGCGAAAAAGAGCTGCCTATTCATGTCACGATTGCTTGTGGCTATCCTAAAGGAGACAAATTAGAATGGGTTGTCCAAAAGGGAACCGAGCTTGGTAGTCATCGTTTCGTGGGATTTCCTGCAAAAAACTCTGTCGTTAAGTGGGACCTTAAAAAACGAGTAAAAAAAACAGAGCGCTTGAAAAAAATTGCGACAGAAGCTGCTGAGCAATCGCATCGTCAGTTTGCGCCAGATGTTGTATTATTAGAGAAAGCAGACGAATTGATCCACTCTTTTTCTGAGTATGATAAAGTATTAGTTGCTTATGAGGAGTCTGCGAAAATTGGGGAACGCAGCCAGTTTGCAAAAGCTTTATCTGAAGTGAACAAAGGAGAGTCTATACTGGTTATTTTTGGACCAGAAGGTGGTTTATCTGTGGATGAAGTAGAAAGATTTCAGTCATTAGGTGGTATTCTTTGTGGATTAGGACCACGAATTTTGCGTGCAGAAACAGCACCATTATATGTTTTGAGCGCTATTAGTTATCAATTTGAATTAGTGTAA
- a CDS encoding deoxyribose-phosphate aldolase yields MELKLQKLSVMLVDPSITDQQFTEEILFLKAFPIRSIFVLPYNVSRAKQLLTGTMIQVGSFVDFPLGSGTLAKKAFETGQVYRDGATEVFVTMAPDQLAFYANQTYQALEQLSFGRNALGFFLDSNKLTDNQKQVLTTKLGELNISVVSLGLDLTMEQAIYDMSIFRTVRRKQMSFQVNVKAPTLLEIELLFQAGASQIGISNGREILPLLSKWN; encoded by the coding sequence ATGGAGTTAAAGCTACAAAAACTTTCGGTTATGTTAGTAGATCCATCGATCACAGATCAACAATTCACAGAAGAAATTCTGTTTTTAAAGGCATTTCCTATTCGTTCTATTTTTGTTTTACCGTACAATGTTTCACGAGCCAAACAATTATTAACGGGAACAATGATTCAAGTGGGAAGTTTTGTTGATTTTCCATTAGGTTCTGGAACGTTAGCTAAAAAGGCTTTTGAAACAGGTCAAGTATACAGAGACGGGGCAACAGAGGTTTTTGTTACAATGGCGCCGGATCAATTGGCGTTTTACGCTAATCAGACTTATCAAGCATTAGAGCAGTTGTCATTTGGTCGAAATGCGCTAGGCTTCTTTTTAGATAGTAATAAATTAACAGATAATCAAAAACAAGTATTAACAACGAAACTAGGAGAATTGAATATCAGTGTAGTTTCTTTAGGGTTAGACTTAACGATGGAACAAGCAATTTATGATATGAGTATTTTTCGTACGGTACGAAGAAAGCAAATGTCCTTTCAAGTAAATGTCAAAGCACCTACCTTACTTGAAATTGAACTGCTTTTTCAAGCAGGAGCTTCACAAATCGGGATTAGTAATGGTCGGGAGATACTACCCTTGCTTTCAAAGTGGAATTAA
- the prmA gene encoding 50S ribosomal protein L11 methyltransferase — MKWTEVKVETASEAVEAISNIMMEAGASGVAIEDSLDVENFQSDLYGELLDKEQFTHIKDGALVMAYFPETTFLPEILPFIKESITRLPEFGLAIGKNEVTVSEVAESDWATAWKKYYHPVRVTRFLTIVPSWEKYEAQDTSEKIITLDPGMAFGTGTHPTTRLTLQALETVLRGGETVLDVGTGSGVLSIASKHLGAKEVYAYDLDDVAVTAAKENMDMNPVAQDVQVSANDLLKEVAIKADVIVANILADIIVLMIEDAWRLLKNEGTLIISGIIHEKKAMILEKMTETGFLVDQIFQQGDWYAIILKKTEEE; from the coding sequence ATGAAATGGACTGAAGTAAAAGTTGAGACAGCAAGCGAAGCGGTTGAAGCGATTTCCAACATCATGATGGAAGCTGGTGCAAGCGGCGTAGCCATTGAGGATTCCTTAGATGTAGAGAATTTCCAGAGTGATCTTTATGGAGAATTGTTGGATAAAGAACAGTTCACCCATATTAAAGATGGAGCATTAGTAATGGCTTATTTTCCAGAAACCACTTTCTTACCAGAAATTTTGCCGTTTATCAAAGAAAGTATTACTCGTTTACCAGAATTTGGTTTGGCTATTGGGAAAAATGAAGTAACTGTTAGTGAAGTTGCTGAAAGTGATTGGGCTACTGCTTGGAAGAAGTATTATCACCCTGTACGTGTTACACGTTTTCTGACAATTGTGCCAAGTTGGGAAAAATACGAAGCACAAGATACCTCTGAAAAAATTATTACATTAGATCCTGGTATGGCTTTTGGAACAGGAACCCATCCGACCACTCGTTTAACATTACAAGCCTTAGAAACAGTGTTGCGTGGTGGTGAAACTGTACTTGATGTGGGGACAGGTTCTGGGGTTTTAAGTATTGCCAGTAAACATTTAGGAGCTAAAGAAGTTTATGCCTATGATTTAGATGATGTGGCTGTTACAGCCGCAAAAGAAAATATGGATATGAATCCAGTAGCTCAGGACGTTCAAGTTTCAGCAAATGATTTATTAAAAGAAGTAGCCATCAAAGCAGATGTCATTGTAGCGAATATTTTAGCGGATATCATCGTATTAATGATTGAAGACGCGTGGCGTTTGTTGAAAAATGAGGGGACATTGATTATTTCTGGCATTATTCACGAGAAAAAAGCAATGATCTTAGAAAAAATGACCGAAACAGGTTTCCTAGTGGATCAAATTTTCCAACAAGGGGATTGGTACGCGATTATTTTAAAGAAAACCGAGGAAGAGTAG
- a CDS encoding DUF3013 family protein, which produces MKKATMLTYLDQQLSKNITEYDVALDWNPKNHAIEVVFRLFAENTEGESIDDAEGTTSEEEIIEFEDGILLYNPEKTVMDEADYLAVIPYEGKKGIKKSVLDGLIAYLKDVLVEGQSDLLDFLTDEEQEVFELKWSDEAFDQAIKNNQKIDSDTYIAYPSY; this is translated from the coding sequence ATGAAAAAAGCAACAATGTTAACCTATTTAGATCAACAACTATCAAAAAACATTACAGAGTATGATGTAGCTCTTGACTGGAATCCGAAAAATCATGCAATCGAAGTGGTTTTCCGTTTATTTGCAGAAAATACCGAAGGAGAGTCAATCGATGATGCTGAAGGAACGACATCAGAAGAAGAAATTATCGAATTTGAAGATGGTATTTTGCTGTATAATCCAGAAAAAACAGTGATGGATGAAGCGGATTATTTAGCAGTAATCCCTTATGAAGGAAAAAAAGGGATTAAAAAGTCTGTATTGGATGGATTGATTGCTTATTTAAAAGATGTATTGGTAGAAGGTCAAAGTGATTTACTGGATTTTTTAACAGATGAAGAACAAGAAGTCTTTGAATTAAAATGGTCAGATGAAGCATTCGATCAAGCAATCAAAAACAATCAAAAAATAGATAGCGATACTTATATTGCTTATCCAAGCTATTAA
- a CDS encoding RelA/SpoT family protein, whose product MPKEEIMTGPGVIKLVSKYMAPEHVAFVQKACDYAEKAHEGQVRKSGEPYFIHPIQVAGILAELRMDPHTIATGFLHDVVEDTEVTLEDLENEFGADVAMLVDGVTKLGKIKYKSHEEQLAENHRKMLLAMAQDLRVIMVKLADRLHNMRTLKHLREDKQRRIAQETLEIYAPLAHRLGISRIKWELEDTALRYINPNQYYRIVNLMQSKRDEREAYVEEAVEDIRIATEDLEIYAEIYGRPKHIYSIYRKMKDQKKQFNEIYDLLAIRVIVDSIKDCYAVLGAIHTKWTPMPGRFKDYIAMPKANMYQSIHTTVIGPKGNPVEVQIRTHEMHQIAEFGVAAHWAYKEGKTEKVDEDTDTKQLSWFHEILELQDESYDASEFMESVKGDIFSDKVYVFTPTGDVTELPKGSGPLDFAYSVHTEIGNKTTGAKVNGKMVQLDYTLKNGDIIEVLTSPNSFGPSRDWLKMVATSKARNKIKRFFKIQDREVNIIKGHDAISKYLLEHGFTPKEFLNKTKIAEALDRFNFQSEDDLYAAVGYGEISAQVVFNRLTEKERKVQEMERQKQEAEELMTQPVKKESDKMKVRHEGGIVIQGVENLLVRISRCCNPVPGDEIVGYITKGRGVSIHRADCQNVQHQEELAQRLIEVEWEDTDSLNKEYDADLEIYGYNRSGLLNDVLQAISSMTKNLVSVEAKPTKNKMAMIHVTVKIQNLAHLKTIVDKIKNIPDVYNVRRTNG is encoded by the coding sequence ATGCCAAAAGAGGAAATTATGACAGGGCCTGGAGTGATAAAACTTGTCTCAAAATATATGGCGCCTGAGCATGTAGCATTTGTCCAAAAAGCCTGTGACTATGCTGAAAAAGCCCACGAAGGACAAGTTAGAAAGTCAGGCGAGCCGTATTTTATCCATCCTATTCAAGTAGCTGGAATTTTAGCTGAGTTACGGATGGACCCACATACTATTGCAACTGGTTTTTTACATGATGTAGTAGAAGACACTGAGGTTACACTTGAAGATTTAGAAAATGAATTTGGTGCAGATGTTGCAATGTTAGTGGACGGTGTGACAAAGCTCGGCAAAATAAAATATAAATCTCATGAAGAACAACTGGCTGAAAATCATCGGAAAATGCTTTTAGCAATGGCTCAAGATTTACGTGTAATCATGGTGAAATTAGCTGACCGATTGCACAATATGCGAACACTAAAGCATCTGCGGGAAGATAAACAACGTAGAATTGCCCAAGAAACACTGGAAATCTATGCACCCCTTGCTCATCGTTTAGGGATTAGCCGGATTAAGTGGGAATTAGAAGATACCGCATTGCGTTACATTAATCCAAACCAGTATTATCGGATTGTTAACTTGATGCAAAGTAAAAGAGATGAACGTGAAGCGTATGTAGAAGAAGCGGTGGAAGATATTCGTATAGCTACCGAGGACTTAGAAATTTATGCTGAAATTTATGGTCGACCAAAACATATTTATTCGATTTATCGGAAAATGAAAGACCAAAAAAAACAATTCAATGAAATCTATGATTTATTGGCCATTCGTGTAATCGTGGACTCTATTAAAGATTGTTATGCGGTATTAGGTGCAATCCATACGAAATGGACACCGATGCCAGGTCGTTTTAAAGACTACATTGCAATGCCTAAAGCAAATATGTACCAATCGATTCATACAACAGTCATCGGACCAAAAGGTAATCCCGTAGAAGTGCAGATTAGAACCCATGAAATGCATCAAATCGCTGAATTTGGGGTGGCTGCTCACTGGGCATACAAAGAAGGCAAAACAGAAAAAGTGGATGAAGATACAGACACGAAACAGTTAAGTTGGTTCCATGAAATTCTTGAACTTCAAGATGAAAGTTATGATGCTTCTGAGTTTATGGAGAGTGTCAAAGGAGATATCTTTAGCGATAAAGTTTATGTTTTTACTCCAACAGGTGATGTAACGGAGTTGCCTAAAGGTTCTGGACCTCTTGATTTTGCTTACAGTGTTCATACTGAAATCGGGAATAAAACCACCGGAGCTAAGGTCAATGGTAAAATGGTTCAATTGGACTATACGTTGAAAAACGGAGATATCATTGAAGTTTTAACTTCACCAAATTCCTTTGGACCAAGCCGTGACTGGCTAAAAATGGTTGCAACAAGTAAAGCCCGTAATAAGATCAAGCGATTCTTTAAAATTCAAGATCGTGAAGTAAATATTATCAAAGGCCATGATGCAATCAGCAAGTATTTATTAGAACATGGTTTTACACCAAAAGAATTTTTAAATAAAACCAAAATAGCAGAAGCATTGGATCGCTTTAATTTTCAATCAGAAGACGATTTGTATGCAGCTGTTGGCTATGGTGAGATCAGTGCACAAGTGGTTTTTAATCGTTTGACTGAAAAAGAACGTAAAGTACAAGAAATGGAACGTCAAAAACAAGAAGCAGAAGAATTGATGACACAACCTGTAAAAAAAGAATCAGATAAAATGAAGGTTCGTCATGAAGGCGGCATTGTGATTCAAGGAGTGGAAAATCTACTTGTTAGAATCAGTCGTTGCTGTAATCCTGTGCCCGGAGACGAAATTGTCGGCTATATTACGAAAGGGCGAGGCGTTTCGATTCATAGGGCAGACTGCCAAAATGTACAGCATCAAGAAGAACTTGCTCAACGACTAATCGAAGTGGAGTGGGAAGATACTGATAGCTTAAATAAAGAATATGATGCAGATTTAGAGATTTACGGCTATAACCGTAGTGGCTTGTTGAATGATGTGCTACAAGCCATCAGTTCAATGACTAAAAATCTAGTTAGTGTAGAAGCAAAGCCTACAAAAAATAAAATGGCCATGATTCATGTGACCGTAAAAATTCAAAATCTAGCACATTTAAAAACGATCGTGGACAAAATCAAAAATATACCGGACGTCTACAATGTTCGTCGTACCAATGGTTAG
- a CDS encoding replication-associated recombination protein A: protein MQQPLAFRMRPRNLDEVVGQQHLVGSGKIIRRMVEAGMLSSMILYGPPGTGKTSIASAIAGSTNYAFRMLNAATDTKKDLQIVAEEAKMSGTVILLLDEVHRLDKTKQDFLLPHLENGRIIMIGATTENPYITINPAIRSRTQIFEVKPLSETDIQKAIKEALTDTTRGLGNYAVVLEEKALNHLSRATNGDLRSALNGLELAVKSTPENKEKKIMITLSIIEECVQRKALTHDKNGDAHYDVISAFQKSIRGSDVDAALHYLARLVEAGDLPIICRRLMVIAYEDIGLGNPAAAARTITAVQAAEKLGFPEARIPLASVVIDLCLSPKSNSAITAIDAALSDIREGKAGDVPDHLRDSHYSGAKDLNRGIGYQYPHNFENAWVDQQYLPDKIKYAHYYKAIDTGKYEQALHQQYQRIQEWKKQSKNKK, encoded by the coding sequence ATGCAACAACCACTTGCTTTTCGTATGAGACCGCGTAACTTAGATGAAGTCGTTGGTCAGCAACACCTTGTTGGTTCAGGAAAAATTATTCGCCGAATGGTCGAAGCTGGCATGCTTTCATCCATGATTTTATACGGTCCTCCTGGAACAGGAAAAACCAGTATTGCCAGTGCGATAGCTGGTTCAACCAATTATGCGTTTCGTATGTTAAATGCCGCAACTGATACAAAAAAAGACTTACAAATTGTTGCTGAAGAAGCCAAAATGAGCGGCACTGTGATCTTACTGCTAGACGAGGTTCATCGTTTAGATAAAACCAAACAAGATTTTTTACTCCCTCACTTGGAGAATGGTCGAATTATCATGATCGGTGCGACGACTGAAAATCCTTATATCACAATCAACCCAGCGATTCGTAGCCGGACGCAAATTTTTGAAGTCAAACCTTTATCTGAGACAGATATTCAAAAAGCAATCAAAGAAGCTTTAACAGACACAACACGCGGTTTAGGAAACTATGCTGTGGTTTTAGAAGAAAAAGCACTGAATCATTTGTCACGAGCTACAAACGGCGACTTGCGAAGTGCTTTAAACGGATTAGAACTAGCAGTTAAATCAACTCCTGAAAATAAAGAAAAAAAAATAATGATTACTCTTTCAATTATTGAAGAATGTGTCCAACGCAAAGCTCTTACTCACGATAAAAATGGTGATGCTCATTATGATGTCATCTCAGCTTTTCAAAAATCGATTCGAGGAAGTGATGTGGATGCAGCCCTTCATTACCTAGCTAGATTAGTCGAAGCAGGTGATTTGCCAATCATTTGCCGACGTCTAATGGTCATTGCCTACGAAGATATTGGTTTAGGAAATCCAGCTGCTGCAGCTCGCACCATTACTGCAGTTCAGGCAGCAGAAAAATTAGGCTTTCCAGAGGCCAGAATTCCACTTGCAAGTGTTGTGATCGATTTATGCTTATCACCAAAATCAAATTCTGCTATTACAGCGATTGATGCTGCTTTGTCAGATATTCGAGAAGGAAAAGCTGGAGATGTTCCAGATCATTTACGAGATAGTCATTATTCTGGCGCAAAAGATCTGAATCGAGGGATTGGTTATCAATACCCCCATAACTTTGAAAATGCTTGGGTAGATCAACAGTATCTTCCTGATAAAATTAAGTATGCTCATTACTACAAGGCGATTGATACTGGGAAATACGAACAGGCCTTACATCAGCAATATCAACGAATTCAAGAGTGGAAAAAGCAATCAAAAAACAAAAAATAA
- the dtd gene encoding D-aminoacyl-tRNA deacylase — MKAVIQRVSQAEVVIDQKSVGKIDQGFMILLGIHETDTAEDVAYLVRKISKLRVFEDEGGKMNLSIQEIKGRILSVSQFTLYADTRKGNRPSFIEAARPETAIPLYELFNKQLKELSIPVETGEFGADMAVSLINDGPVTIIIDTKNK; from the coding sequence ATGAAAGCAGTCATCCAACGAGTCAGCCAAGCTGAAGTTGTGATTGATCAAAAAAGTGTTGGGAAAATTGATCAAGGATTCATGATTTTATTAGGGATTCATGAAACAGATACCGCTGAAGATGTTGCCTACTTGGTTCGGAAAATCAGTAAACTTCGTGTTTTTGAAGATGAAGGGGGTAAAATGAATTTAAGTATTCAAGAGATTAAAGGTCGTATTTTAAGCGTTTCTCAATTTACCTTATATGCCGATACTAGAAAAGGGAACCGGCCAAGTTTTATCGAAGCTGCCCGACCAGAGACGGCAATTCCTTTATATGAATTATTTAACAAACAACTAAAAGAGCTATCAATTCCTGTTGAAACAGGTGAATTTGGCGCTGATATGGCGGTTTCGTTGATTAATGATGGACCAGTAACGATTATCATTGATACAAAAAATAAATAG